GAGGTCTGCCGTCTACGATGTCTGGCGTCCGCCGTCTGCCGTCAACGCGATCCACGTCCGCCCGTAAGCGGCCTTGTCCCGGCGCAACACCGCCGCCCCCGTAAACGTGCACTCCGTGATCAGCCACACCGGCGCATTCGTATCCGCCACTCGCGCGTCCGCAATCTCGTATGACATCCCTAACCGCGACTGACCGCTCGCCCGTATCTCCCCGACAATCTCCGGGAAGTCCCGCGCAAACAGGTAGCCGCTCACTAGCAGCTTTTGACCAGGCGTGCGCTCCGCCGCGGCACGCAGCGCCGGAGACTCGCCTCTCCTCGCCGGTGCGGCCCTCGTCTTACTCTCCCGCTCGATCACGGCCGAGGTGATGATGCCCACCTTGCGGCGCGCATCGTGACGGTCCAGTTCTGGCGCGTAATCCAGCGCCATTCCCAGCAGCGAAGGCAGCGCCCGCTCCGCAGCCTTGCCCGTCAGCACCACGCGATGCCCTCTCGCCCCGCTTGGCGCCTTGTCCGACGCCGCATCCACCAGCGTCAGCACTCCACGAAACGCCCGCCGGTTCGGATGCCCGTCCACCTCCGGCATCTCGATCGCCATCGACTCCAATTCAATGTTCATCTATCCCTCTGTCCCGGCCCTTTCGCACATCAGCGCACGACTCCCCGTGTAAAGCGCCACCGAGCGACTTCATTGGTGAGCGCAGCATGAGTGACTTTATTGTCTTGGTGAGCAAAGCGTGCGCAGCACGCGAAGTCGAACCATCCCTACCGAACCACAACACTCCGCCCCGCGAATTCGAGTTCACGACGCCTGCGACTTCTCCGAGAACGGCGCCAGTCCTCGCATCCGTCGCACCTCATCCACTGTCAGCACTCCGCTGCGCAGCAGGATCTCGTGGATCTCCGCCTGCTCGCGCTCGTTTTGCGCGTCCACATCGGTGAATACGAATTCGAGGTCGTGCCACCCTAGCGTCTTCGCGATGGCATCCCTCGTCAGGTGCTCCGCCAGCAATTTCGCTGTCGGCACGATTGCCGTCCGAAATGCCTGGTCTCCCAGTTCGCCTGCCGTCGAGCGATTCACGTCCGACTGCAATCCCAGGAACAGCGGCGGCAGATCGAATGCGTCGGCAATCACCCTCAGCAGAAACTCCTGCCATTGCAGCCGCAGGTCGGCGTCGGTGCCACCGCCGAAGCGCAACACCTCCGGCCTGGATTCCGCCGACAGGATCGGCACCTTGCCCGTGCCCTCTATCTCGTCCTGCCACCACCGAATCAGCCGTTCGTGCTGCGTTGGATTCAGGTTCTGCAACCACAGTGCATACTGCACCACCGAATTGCTCGCCAGGCGCGACGCGTAACGATGCGCGCCCAGGAACGCCGCAATCGTTTCGAACGCCACCTCCAACCGCCCCAGTCCAAACGGCGTATGCGTCCGCGGGTTCAGACGTATGTAAGACAACTCGTCATCGTTCAATACGATCTGTCCATCCGCTCCGAACCTGCCGGTTGCCTGCACATACCGTGGCGTGTCCGGACGTCCGTCCCAATCCGAGCGCATCTTGATCGTCGCTCCATCCACAGGCCACAGCAGCAGCGGACGCCCCGCATCTCCCGTCGCCTGCAACTCGATGGCGCCGAAGCCGCCAACGATTACGTCTTCGAGCACCTGCTCCGCCATGGACCGGAATGAGTCGTCGGGATTCGGTTGCTCGAAGAGATCCGTCAATACCTGCACTCTCTCTTCGCCCGACCGAAGCCCTTCCAGCGACCTCCCCCTCCGCGGCTGTACCCGCCACTGCATTCCGGCAATGCGATCTTTGATCGTGTTGATCGCCTTCCGCGCGACCGGAGTCTCGGCGAAGCGGCGCAGATTGGCCGGAGTCGCCTTCGGCATCGCATCGGCACGCCGCCCATATGAATTCAGAATGGAAGGCAGCGCCGCCGTGTGCCGCTTCTCCCCCGTTGATGTTTTCGTCTCTGCGCCCGCAGCTTCCGCCGGCACACGTCCACCCAGGCGCTTCAAAGCGCCGCGCAACTGTTTCCTAATCTTCATGTTTTCTTTCTTCACCGGACTCTGTGCAGAACACAAACGTGCAAAACCCAATGCCGAAACAGGGATATGCAAAACAAAGAAAGCTCCCATTTGGGAGCTCAGATTATTGACAAACTAGAGCGTCATGGTCGGAACGCCGAAAGCGCAAACTGGATCACTTTGTTTTTCGTGTGTGGAGAAAACACAAGGCGGTTCGACCACCCGCTTCAAAAAACGGCGCTACGTTAACATTTCGACAGATTACGGCAGACTAAATTAGCTGCTGCAAACTCGATTCTTCGAAGGGGCACGCCTTCAGGCGTGCAGTATGCGCACTGAATGAACGCCGGCTTTAGCCGCTGAGGGTCAATGTCTTCAAGAGTAGGATTTTTTCAGCAGCCTGTTTAGCCGCCTGCGCCTCTGAGACAGTTTGCTTGCTGCACGCTAAATCTTCAACTCGCGCCTGGCCCGCTCTGCGATGCGCGGCAGGTCAGCGACGGTCGCAACGCCAATGTCATGCCCGCGCAACGTGGCCAGCGCAAACGCGATCGCATCATCATCGCGATCCAACTCCGGCTCAACGATGGCCGTCAATTCAGCCTTTGCATCCTCCGACTTCGCAATCCCCTCGCGCACTTGCGGAAAGCTGAATGCCAGCACCTTCGCCAGGTTCACATCCGTTTCCAGCGAGACGGCGTGGAACATCCGCACAACGCCGTTCGGCCTGTACGCCGCATCGATCTTTAGCGGGTCGCCTTTGTGCGTGAACTCCGCAACCGGGATCGCCTTCCGCATGAACTGCCACACGCCCTGCCGCTCGAACTCATGGCGCATCCTGCCGAAGATCACCGAGCGACTGCTCTCAGGTCTGGCTCCTCGCCGCGCCCTTTCCAGGTATATCTGCGCCAGCCGCGCAATCTCTTCCTGCGGACTATGCGCCAGCACTGCTTTCGTCGGAGACAGTTGGATCGCATTCGAGAACGAGTCTTCCATTCTTTTCACCAGCCACTCGCGCCCCGCCGCACCTTCCGCCAGCCTCTCGCGGATTTCCGCTTCGAGCGCCTCAAGCATCTCAAGATCGACATCGGGGTCCAGGCACCGAACGCGCTTCCAGTCCTTCGTAAAGCGCACGTCCGCAAACGCTGGCCCGTCGCCACTCGCCTCTACGAGCACCACGCCCACATTTACGAACTCGTTCTTCACCGCGTCCGGCACGTACCGCAGAAGGAAGAACTCGCATTGTCTTAGTTCTGGCATCCGAAATCAGTCGTTAGTTTAGTCTTACTTTTTTCGTGGAACCTTGTTTCGTGGAACGTTGATTCGTGGAACGCTTCCCATCCTCATTCTCAGCTCGAGACTGCCATCCTGCGACTCTCAGCCTCAAGGCTGTCACCTGCGGTTCGACCTCAAGCGCGTCATCCTGCGGGGGTTCGTCTCAAGTCTGTCATCCTGAGCGGAGCGACAAAGTCGCGCAGTCGAAGGATCCCTACGGGTCTCCACCCTCACATCCGCCGTACCACCCTGCCAAGCGCCGCCTGACGACGGCCTCAGTTCACCCGATCCACCCAATTCGGAAACGGCTGTCGCGACGAATCCCTGAATGCCAATATCAGCTCTGCCACTCGACTCCGGCGCTTCAGCAACAGTTCGATCAGGCGCATCATGTCATCCGTCTCGCCGTACCATTCCGGCGGAACTGCCTCCGCACATTCCCAGACTACGCGGTCATCGATCCCTTCAATTCGCCCCAGCCAGGGCTGGAAACTTTCCCACCCCGTCACCTGCCGATAAACATCATTCCGCGCGTAGACGCCCCGCAGCGGAGAATCCGGAAACGTCCACTCACCCGCGTTAAAACAATATCCCTGGTCGATAAATGAAACCGTCCATTTACGCTCGCGCGACTTCTTCCAGAACGCCGCTTGCCTGCCATTGGAGTTGCACGTCCACTTATCGAGCGCCAGCATCCCGGCGAATGTCTCCAGGTTTCGAACCTTGTCCAGCATGTGCTCCGGAAGATAGTCGTAAACCAG
Above is a genomic segment from Clostridia bacterium containing:
- a CDS encoding DUF3037 domain-containing protein, with translation MPELRQCEFFLLRYVPDAVKNEFVNVGVVLVEASGDGPAFADVRFTKDWKRVRCLDPDVDLEMLEALEAEIRERLAEGAAGREWLVKRMEDSFSNAIQLSPTKAVLAHSPQEEIARLAQIYLERARRGARPESSRSVIFGRMRHEFERQGVWQFMRKAIPVAEFTHKGDPLKIDAAYRPNGVVRMFHAVSLETDVNLAKVLAFSFPQVREGIAKSEDAKAELTAIVEPELDRDDDAIAFALATLRGHDIGVATVADLPRIAERARRELKI
- a CDS encoding phage portal protein, whose product is MKIRKQLRGALKRLGGRVPAEAAGAETKTSTGEKRHTAALPSILNSYGRRADAMPKATPANLRRFAETPVARKAINTIKDRIAGMQWRVQPRRGRSLEGLRSGEERVQVLTDLFEQPNPDDSFRSMAEQVLEDVIVGGFGAIELQATGDAGRPLLLWPVDGATIKMRSDWDGRPDTPRYVQATGRFGADGQIVLNDDELSYIRLNPRTHTPFGLGRLEVAFETIAAFLGAHRYASRLASNSVVQYALWLQNLNPTQHERLIRWWQDEIEGTGKVPILSAESRPEVLRFGGGTDADLRLQWQEFLLRVIADAFDLPPLFLGLQSDVNRSTAGELGDQAFRTAIVPTAKLLAEHLTRDAIAKTLGWHDLEFVFTDVDAQNEREQAEIHEILLRSGVLTVDEVRRMRGLAPFSEKSQAS
- a CDS encoding HipA family kinase, with product MRGGAQSHLMRCSDGNFYVVKFQNNPQHLRVLANELLATRLAEKVGLPVPATEVVSVSEWLIEHTPELRVELVHGATCCKAGLQFGSRFVVPPMEGLVYDYLPEHMLDKVRNLETFAGMLALDKWTCNSNGRQAAFWKKSRERKWTVSFIDQGYCFNAGEWTFPDSPLRGVYARNDVYRQVTGWESFQPWLGRIEGIDDRVVWECAEAVPPEWYGETDDMMRLIELLLKRRSRVAELILAFRDSSRQPFPNWVDRVN